A single Actinomadura algeriensis DNA region contains:
- a CDS encoding AraC family transcriptional regulator — translation MGEFGRGVLYPHEQALRVDLRRCPPGAALRPFVEHYWHVRWRVREPYDTKVLSHPSVHLVFEEPEPLVYGVDRDLFVRRLEGEGQVLGVKFRPGCFRPLAGRPVIELADGRFPAAEFFGPETAAANREVLGTSDTDLMAKTAEEFLLPRLPVPDPAAGEVAVMVERLTAAPAVFRVAQAAELLHVSSRTLQRLFAEYVGASPKWVLRRARLHEAATRADRGAPVDWAALADELGYYDQAHLVRDFTAAVGEPPARYAR, via the coding sequence ATGGGCGAGTTCGGACGAGGCGTGCTGTACCCGCACGAGCAGGCGCTGAGGGTCGATCTGCGGCGGTGCCCGCCCGGCGCGGCCCTGCGGCCGTTCGTGGAGCACTACTGGCACGTCCGGTGGCGCGTGCGGGAGCCGTACGACACGAAGGTGCTGTCGCATCCGAGCGTCCATCTGGTGTTCGAGGAGCCGGAGCCGCTGGTCTACGGCGTCGACCGCGACCTGTTCGTCCGCCGCCTGGAGGGGGAGGGGCAGGTCCTCGGCGTGAAGTTCCGGCCGGGGTGCTTCCGGCCGCTGGCCGGGCGGCCGGTCATCGAACTGGCGGACGGCCGGTTCCCGGCCGCGGAGTTCTTCGGCCCCGAGACCGCCGCCGCGAACCGCGAGGTCCTCGGCACGTCCGACACCGACCTGATGGCGAAGACGGCCGAGGAGTTCCTGCTGCCCCGGCTGCCCGTACCCGACCCGGCCGCCGGCGAGGTCGCGGTGATGGTCGAGCGGCTCACCGCGGCCCCGGCCGTGTTCCGCGTCGCCCAGGCCGCCGAACTGCTGCACGTCTCGTCCCGGACGCTCCAGCGGCTGTTCGCCGAGTACGTGGGGGCGAGCCCGAAATGGGTGCTGCGGCGGGCGCGCCTGCACGAGGCCGCGACGCGCGCGGACCGGGGCGCCCCGGTCGACTGGGCCGCCCTGGCCGACGAGCTGGGCTACTACGACCAGGCGCACCTGGTCCGCGACTTCACGGCGGCGGTGGGGGAGCCCCCCGCCCGCTACGCGCGCTGA
- a CDS encoding TIGR03086 family metal-binding protein, with translation MNEIERYHAHMQECAAEAARIARAVAAGPDRLGDPTPCASYDLRTLVHHWVLYTSHGLEHRALRKDLPAELTERDFTADAAWAEEYAAQLDRAVAAWADPAVWAGDVDFGGGTAPAVDVASMVIKEMAVHGWDVARTVGEDVRISPEAGEFVLGVVERHGELYRQYDGFADPVPVAADAPAFERALGASGRDPQWRAA, from the coding sequence ATGAACGAAATCGAGCGCTACCACGCGCATATGCAGGAATGCGCCGCCGAGGCCGCGCGCATCGCCCGCGCCGTCGCCGCCGGGCCGGACCGGCTCGGCGACCCGACCCCGTGCGCGAGCTACGACCTGCGGACGCTGGTCCACCACTGGGTGCTCTACACCTCGCACGGACTGGAGCACCGGGCCCTGCGCAAGGACCTCCCGGCCGAGCTGACCGAACGCGACTTCACCGCCGACGCCGCGTGGGCGGAGGAGTACGCCGCGCAGCTCGACCGCGCCGTCGCCGCCTGGGCCGACCCGGCCGTGTGGGCGGGCGACGTGGACTTCGGCGGCGGCACAGCGCCCGCCGTCGACGTCGCCTCGATGGTCATCAAGGAGATGGCCGTGCACGGCTGGGACGTCGCCCGGACCGTCGGCGAGGACGTCCGCATCTCGCCGGAGGCGGGCGAGTTCGTCCTCGGCGTCGTCGAGCGGCACGGCGAGCTGTACCGGCAGTACGACGGGTTCGCCGACCCGGTGCCGGTGGCCGCGGACGCCCCCGCGTTCGAGCGCGCGCTCGGCGCGTCCGGCCGGGACCCGCAGTGGCGCGCCGCCTGA
- a CDS encoding cytochrome c oxidase assembly protein, whose amino-acid sequence MHEHPVHGHGTDAWADAWAVAVPVAAVVPLAAAYLLLARRAGRTARRSRDRWRAAAFLTGCLLLAVALLPPVAPFAHHDFRGHMLQHLLIGMYAPLALVLGAPVTVLLRALPARRARRLTALLRGRTMGLLANPVTALCLSTGSLAVLYFTPLYEATTGSPPAHWALHVHFLLSGCLFAWVIAGPDPAPARPGVPVRLAVLGVAIAAHAIIAQLMYGGFFLDVRAPAAQIRGGAEIMYYGGDIAELLLAAALVAGWRPARRARPRVRPATGVPAR is encoded by the coding sequence ATGCACGAGCACCCCGTGCACGGGCACGGCACCGACGCGTGGGCCGACGCGTGGGCCGTCGCGGTGCCGGTGGCGGCCGTGGTGCCGCTCGCGGCGGCCTACCTGCTGCTCGCCCGCCGCGCCGGCCGTACGGCCCGCCGCTCCCGGGACCGGTGGCGCGCCGCCGCGTTCCTGACCGGCTGCCTCCTGCTCGCGGTGGCGCTGCTGCCGCCGGTCGCGCCGTTCGCGCACCACGACTTCCGCGGCCACATGCTCCAGCACCTGCTGATCGGGATGTACGCGCCGCTGGCGCTGGTGCTGGGCGCCCCGGTCACCGTGCTGCTGCGGGCGCTGCCCGCCCGCCGGGCGCGGAGGCTGACCGCCCTGCTGCGCGGCCGGACGATGGGCCTGCTCGCCAACCCCGTCACCGCGTTGTGCCTGAGCACCGGAAGCCTGGCCGTCCTGTACTTCACCCCGCTGTACGAGGCCACGACCGGCAGTCCGCCGGCGCACTGGGCGCTGCACGTTCACTTCCTGCTCTCGGGGTGCCTGTTCGCATGGGTGATCGCGGGGCCGGATCCCGCTCCGGCGCGTCCCGGGGTGCCGGTCCGGCTGGCGGTCCTCGGCGTGGCCATCGCCGCGCACGCGATCATCGCCCAGCTCATGTACGGCGGGTTCTTCCTCGACGTGCGGGCGCCCGCCGCCCAGATTCGCGGCGGCGCGGAGATCATGTACTACGGCGGCGACATCGCCGAGTTGCTGCTCGCCGCCGCCCTGGTCGCCGGCTGGCGGCCCGCACGCCGCGCCCGTCCGCGCGTGCGTCCCGCCACCGGGGTGCCGGCTCGGTAG
- a CDS encoding DUF2243 domain-containing protein, with product MTAATGRSGVRAGPASLRLPGIVLGVGLGGFVDGILLHQLLQWHHMLTGTDTDNIGVKYYNPDTVSGLEMNTVWDGLFHTVCWLAVLIGLAVLYSRVTHRRRRVWTSRVLWGWVLVGWGVFNLVEGIIDHHILGIHHVHGGPHQMWWDIAFLVLGAVLMVVGYLVQRTGKPFDPEPGVPPARGQGA from the coding sequence ATGACTGCGGCCACCGGCCGGTCCGGCGTGCGCGCCGGACCGGCGAGTTTGCGACTGCCGGGCATCGTGCTCGGGGTGGGGCTCGGCGGATTCGTCGACGGGATCCTGCTGCACCAGCTCCTGCAGTGGCACCACATGCTCACCGGCACCGACACCGACAACATCGGCGTGAAGTACTACAACCCCGACACCGTCTCCGGGCTGGAGATGAACACCGTGTGGGATGGGCTGTTCCACACCGTGTGCTGGCTGGCGGTCCTGATCGGGCTCGCCGTCCTGTACTCGCGGGTGACCCACCGGCGGCGGCGGGTGTGGACGTCACGCGTGCTGTGGGGATGGGTGCTGGTCGGCTGGGGCGTGTTCAACCTCGTCGAAGGCATCATCGACCACCACATCCTGGGCATCCATCACGTGCACGGCGGCCCCCACCAGATGTGGTGGGACATCGCGTTCCTGGTACTGGGCGCGGTGCTGATGGTCGTGGGCTACCTGGTGCAGCGCACCGGTAAGCCGTTCGACCCGGAACCGGGCGTCCCCCCGGCCCGCGGCCAGGGCGCCTGA
- a CDS encoding ABC transporter permease subunit, whose amino-acid sequence MTTIAGGGARSLFARNTFSKTVYDNRRVFAVWALATGALATMYAAFYPQLTAESAAAVPDAMSGFGLDDMSSAAGYLQGPVFGLLVPLLAVFYGAATGARMISADEESGHLDLLLAHPVGRTRLLLQRFAALAVGAVVIAAAVLAGLLAVRTSAGLDAVGAAKFAAQAVQLALLTLLFGGLATGLGAATGRGRATVFGVTAGIGVAAYAVNGFAPQIGADRLRELTPFHYYIGGEPLKNGFQPVDAAVLAAATILVMAVGAWRFTRRDLAR is encoded by the coding sequence ATGACCACCATCGCAGGCGGGGGCGCCCGCTCGCTGTTCGCCAGGAACACGTTCTCCAAGACCGTCTACGACAACCGGCGCGTGTTCGCCGTCTGGGCCCTGGCCACGGGCGCGCTCGCGACGATGTACGCGGCGTTCTACCCGCAGCTCACGGCGGAATCGGCCGCCGCCGTGCCCGACGCGATGAGCGGGTTCGGCCTGGACGACATGTCCTCGGCCGCCGGATACCTGCAGGGCCCGGTGTTCGGTCTGCTGGTCCCGCTGCTCGCGGTCTTCTACGGCGCCGCGACCGGCGCCCGGATGATCTCCGCCGACGAGGAGAGCGGCCACCTCGACCTGCTGCTCGCGCACCCGGTCGGCCGGACCCGGCTGCTCCTCCAGCGGTTCGCCGCGCTCGCCGTGGGCGCGGTCGTGATCGCGGCGGCCGTCCTCGCCGGGCTGCTCGCCGTCCGGACGAGCGCCGGGCTCGACGCCGTGGGCGCGGCAAAGTTCGCGGCGCAGGCCGTCCAGCTCGCTCTGCTCACGCTGCTGTTCGGCGGGCTCGCCACCGGCCTCGGCGCGGCCACCGGCAGGGGACGCGCCACGGTGTTCGGCGTGACCGCCGGGATCGGCGTCGCCGCCTACGCGGTCAACGGGTTCGCGCCGCAGATCGGCGCCGACCGGCTGCGGGAGCTGACGCCGTTCCACTACTACATCGGCGGCGAGCCGCTGAAGAACGGCTTCCAGCCGGTCGACGCCGCCGTCCTCGCCGCCGCGACGATCCTCGTCATGGCCGTCGGCGCCTGGCGCTTCACCCGCCGCGACCTGGCCCGCTGA
- a CDS encoding ABC transporter ATP-binding protein encodes MDTVIDIDRLTKTYGPRRGLDDLTLRVRAGEVLGYLGPNGAGKSTTIRLLLDLIRPTSGTARVLGLDPRADAVELHRRTGYLAGDFVVDGRQRAGECLTFLGNLRGGVPARRIAELADRLDLDLGARIKSLSKGNRQKVGLVQAFMHDPELLILDEPTSGLDPLVQQTFLDMVAEARDGGRTVFMSSHVMSEVEAVADRVAIVRAGRLVALDTVAGLRARSSLRVRVTFAAPVPAEEFALPGVTDLQVDGTVVTCAVEGSPDALVKAAARHTVVGLDAGSQDLEELFHTYYAQGEAARAA; translated from the coding sequence ATGGACACGGTGATCGACATCGACCGGCTGACCAAGACCTACGGTCCCCGGCGCGGACTGGACGACCTGACGCTGCGGGTGCGGGCGGGAGAGGTCCTCGGCTACCTCGGCCCGAACGGCGCGGGCAAGTCCACGACCATCCGCCTGCTGCTGGACCTGATCCGCCCGACGTCCGGGACGGCGCGCGTCCTCGGCCTCGACCCGCGCGCGGACGCCGTCGAGCTGCACCGCCGCACCGGCTACCTCGCGGGCGACTTCGTCGTGGACGGGCGGCAGCGGGCGGGCGAGTGCCTGACCTTCCTCGGCAACCTGCGCGGCGGCGTCCCGGCGCGGCGGATCGCCGAGCTGGCCGACCGCCTCGACCTCGACCTCGGCGCCCGGATCAAGAGCCTGTCGAAGGGCAACCGGCAGAAGGTCGGCCTCGTCCAGGCGTTCATGCACGACCCCGAGCTGCTGATCCTGGACGAGCCGACGTCGGGCCTCGACCCGCTCGTGCAGCAGACGTTCCTCGACATGGTCGCCGAGGCCCGCGACGGCGGCCGGACGGTGTTCATGTCGAGCCACGTCATGAGCGAGGTCGAGGCCGTCGCCGACCGCGTCGCGATCGTCCGCGCGGGACGGCTCGTCGCCCTCGACACCGTCGCCGGCCTGCGCGCCCGCTCGTCCCTGCGGGTCCGCGTCACGTTCGCCGCCCCGGTCCCCGCCGAGGAGTTCGCGCTCCCCGGCGTCACGGACCTCCAGGTGGACGGGACGGTCGTCACGTGCGCGGTCGAGGGCTCGCCGGACGCGCTCGTCAAGGCCGCCGCCCGGCACACGGTCGTCGGCCTGGACGCGGGCTCGCAGGACCTCGAGGAGCTGTTCCACACCTACTACGCGCAGGGCGAAGCCGCCCGCGCGGCCTGA
- a CDS encoding GbsR/MarR family transcriptional regulator has translation MADTTEAAERLALVLTQGGLQKSTSRVLAAFMFADTDSVTAGELAERLGISSGSVSGAVKMLSTVGLIERAPAPGSRREHHRLRDGAWATLMSSQNGMVQAMLEAAEQGIEAAGEDTPAARRLHEMHDFYGYMFRELPALIDRWRAERGT, from the coding sequence TTGGCGGACACGACCGAGGCGGCGGAACGGCTGGCCCTGGTGCTGACGCAGGGCGGGCTGCAGAAGTCCACCTCGCGGGTACTGGCCGCGTTCATGTTCGCCGACACCGACAGCGTCACCGCCGGCGAGCTCGCCGAGCGGCTCGGGATCAGCTCCGGCTCGGTGTCCGGCGCGGTCAAGATGCTGTCGACCGTCGGGCTGATCGAACGCGCGCCCGCGCCGGGCAGCCGCCGCGAGCACCACCGGCTGCGCGACGGGGCCTGGGCCACGCTCATGTCGTCCCAGAACGGCATGGTGCAAGCCATGCTGGAAGCCGCCGAGCAGGGCATCGAGGCCGCGGGCGAGGACACCCCCGCCGCGCGCCGCCTGCACGAGATGCACGACTTCTACGGATACATGTTCCGCGAACTGCCCGCGCTCATCGACCGCTGGCGCGCCGAACGCGGCACCTGA
- a CDS encoding SMI1/KNR4 family protein, translating to MWRELAERTYPETEFHPPVGDPALDAAERRLGAPLPPELRDLLRETDGLLGPYGLDVVWSLERIVEENLAFRTDESFAELYLPFDTLLFFGDNGGGDQFAFVRTPPRDDVLVWDHETDERFTVAPGLRSYVERAVPGGGDWYRD from the coding sequence ATGTGGCGAGAACTGGCGGAGCGGACCTACCCCGAAACCGAATTCCACCCGCCCGTGGGCGACCCCGCGCTGGACGCGGCGGAACGGCGGCTCGGCGCGCCGCTGCCGCCCGAACTGCGCGACCTCCTCCGGGAGACCGACGGCCTCCTCGGACCGTACGGCCTCGACGTCGTCTGGTCCCTGGAGCGGATCGTCGAGGAGAACCTGGCGTTCCGGACGGACGAGTCGTTCGCCGAGCTGTACCTGCCGTTCGACACGCTGCTGTTCTTCGGCGACAACGGCGGCGGCGACCAGTTCGCGTTCGTCCGGACGCCGCCGCGCGACGACGTCCTCGTGTGGGACCACGAGACCGACGAACGCTTCACCGTCGCGCCCGGCCTGCGGAGTTACGTCGAGCGGGCGGTGCCCGGCGGGGGCGACTGGTACCGGGACTGA
- a CDS encoding family 2B encapsulin nanocompartment shell protein, with translation MTNGATGERLSLGTDAARNLATTTKTRPQMQGVSSRWLLRVLPWVQVQGGTYRVNRRLAYQVGDGRVTFVNTGARVRVIPAELAELAPLRGFADERVLEVLAGRCVQAEYAAGDVIAEAGRPADRVHLIVHGKVVRLGDGAFGEPARLGTLAGGDHFGAEALTDGDAVWGATAKAVTGCTVLSLTREAFAEVAENSAALRERLERFGESGPPPVNKRGEASIDVAAGHSGEPRLPGTFVEYEAEPREYELSLAQTVLRVHTRVADLYDKPMDQVEQQLRLTIEALRERQEHEMINNRDFGLLQNVDPRQRVTTRSGPPTPADLDELLARRRGTRVLLAHPKAIAAFMRECTRQGVYPGRTELDGTRVTAWRNVPLLPCDKIPVSRAGVSSIIAMRTGEDDQGVIGLHKTGIPDEREPGLSVRFKGVDDRAISSYLVGVYFSAAVLVPDALGVLHEVETLR, from the coding sequence ATGACGAACGGTGCGACGGGCGAGCGGCTCAGCCTGGGGACGGACGCGGCGCGCAACCTCGCGACGACCACCAAGACGCGGCCGCAGATGCAGGGCGTCTCGTCGCGGTGGCTGCTGCGGGTCCTGCCGTGGGTGCAGGTGCAGGGCGGGACGTACCGGGTGAACCGGCGGCTCGCGTACCAGGTGGGGGACGGCCGGGTGACGTTCGTCAACACGGGCGCGCGGGTCCGGGTGATTCCGGCGGAGCTCGCGGAGCTCGCGCCGCTGCGGGGGTTCGCGGACGAGCGCGTCCTGGAGGTGCTCGCGGGACGGTGCGTGCAGGCGGAGTACGCGGCCGGGGACGTGATCGCGGAGGCGGGGCGGCCGGCCGACCGGGTGCATCTGATCGTGCACGGGAAGGTCGTGCGGCTGGGGGACGGCGCGTTCGGGGAGCCGGCGCGGCTGGGCACGCTGGCGGGCGGCGACCACTTCGGGGCCGAGGCGCTCACGGACGGGGACGCGGTGTGGGGCGCGACGGCGAAGGCGGTGACGGGCTGCACGGTGCTGTCGCTGACGCGGGAGGCGTTCGCGGAGGTCGCGGAGAACTCGGCGGCGTTGCGGGAGCGGCTCGAACGGTTCGGGGAGTCGGGGCCGCCGCCGGTGAACAAGCGGGGCGAGGCGTCGATCGACGTCGCGGCGGGGCATTCGGGGGAGCCGCGGCTGCCGGGGACGTTCGTCGAGTACGAGGCGGAGCCCCGCGAGTACGAGCTGAGCCTGGCGCAGACGGTGCTGCGCGTGCACACCCGCGTGGCGGATCTGTACGACAAGCCGATGGACCAGGTGGAGCAGCAGCTCCGGTTGACGATCGAGGCGCTGCGGGAGCGCCAGGAACACGAGATGATCAACAACCGGGACTTCGGGCTCCTGCAGAACGTCGACCCGCGGCAGCGCGTCACCACCCGGAGCGGCCCGCCGACCCCCGCCGACCTGGACGAGCTGCTGGCGCGGCGGCGGGGGACGCGGGTGCTGCTCGCGCATCCGAAGGCGATCGCGGCGTTCATGCGCGAGTGCACCCGCCAGGGCGTCTACCCGGGGCGGACCGAGCTGGACGGCACCCGCGTGACGGCCTGGCGGAACGTGCCGCTGCTGCCGTGCGACAAGATCCCGGTGAGCCGCGCCGGTGTCAGCTCGATCATCGCCATGCGCACCGGCGAGGACGACCAGGGCGTCATCGGCCTGCACAAGACCGGCATACCGGACGAGCGCGAGCCGGGGCTGTCGGTCCGGTTCAAGGGCGTCGACGACCGGGCGATCAGCTCGTACCTGGTCGGGGTGTACTTCTCGGCCGCGGTCCTCGTGCCGGACGCGCTCGGCGTCCTGCACGAGGTGGAGACCCTGCGCTGA
- a CDS encoding DedA family protein, translated as MEWVTEAVRGLSDLPFPLLLAVAGVLAFAESGLGVGSVVPGETAVVILGAAAADPVRYPVMLVVVALGVTAGDHVGYWLGRSNGERMRETRAVRRLGVRHWDRATGALRRYGAAAVFVTRLVPVVRTLTPAAAGVANVPYRRFLVASLAGSLLWSAVFVSLGAFAGASASRLEQLLGWGAWIVFGLAAALIIAVLVVRRARSRSGGRRAAASAAPGDKPDEPPNAKPDEVRGEVRGEVPDGPSGVRDGPANAQPGEVRGETAGGGFDVEFDDASCPDRAPA; from the coding sequence ATGGAGTGGGTCACTGAGGCGGTACGGGGGCTGAGCGACCTGCCTTTTCCGCTGTTGCTGGCGGTGGCGGGGGTGCTGGCGTTCGCCGAGTCCGGGCTGGGCGTCGGATCGGTCGTCCCCGGGGAGACGGCGGTCGTGATCCTCGGCGCCGCGGCCGCCGATCCCGTCCGCTACCCCGTGATGCTCGTGGTCGTCGCGCTGGGCGTGACGGCGGGCGATCACGTCGGGTACTGGCTGGGGCGGTCGAACGGCGAACGGATGCGGGAGACGCGCGCGGTGCGGCGGCTCGGCGTCCGGCACTGGGACCGCGCCACCGGGGCGCTCCGCCGGTACGGCGCCGCGGCCGTGTTCGTCACCCGGCTCGTCCCGGTCGTGCGGACGCTGACGCCCGCGGCGGCCGGGGTCGCGAACGTCCCGTACCGGCGCTTCCTCGTCGCCTCGCTCGCCGGATCGCTGCTGTGGTCGGCGGTGTTCGTCAGCCTCGGCGCGTTCGCGGGCGCCTCGGCGTCCCGCTTGGAGCAACTCCTCGGCTGGGGCGCCTGGATCGTGTTCGGCCTGGCCGCGGCCCTGATCATCGCGGTACTCGTCGTCCGCCGCGCCCGTTCGAGGTCCGGCGGGCGACGCGCCGCGGCGAGCGCCGCCCCCGGCGACAAGCCGGACGAGCCACCGAACGCGAAGCCGGACGAGGTCCGGGGCGAGGTTCGGGGCGAGGTGCCGGACGGGCCGTCTGGCGTTCGGGACGGGCCGGCGAACGCGCAGCCGGGTGAGGTTCGGGGCGAGACGGCGGGCGGTGGATTCGACGTGGAGTTCGACGACGCCTCGTGTCCGGACCGCGCGCCCGCCTGA
- a CDS encoding TetR/AcrR family transcriptional regulator, with the protein MPKVVDHEERRRRLTEAVWSLTVRSGLESVTLRKVAAEAGVSMGQVQHYYATRSELVADAVARAVGALNARIEASIREAGAEGDPEAILRECLYAVLARDEEGLRLLRLSVALVGQAVSDPAMATVLAPSDDGLVSFTAGLIAAARHERGSPTRDDDRIAADICWTLATGLGVDVALGHRSPDAAKDVLDHHIDIVLALGG; encoded by the coding sequence GTGCCGAAGGTCGTCGATCATGAGGAGCGCAGGCGGCGGCTGACGGAGGCCGTATGGTCGCTGACGGTCCGCAGCGGCCTGGAGAGCGTGACGCTGCGCAAGGTCGCGGCCGAGGCGGGCGTGTCGATGGGGCAGGTCCAGCACTACTACGCGACGCGGTCGGAGCTGGTCGCGGACGCCGTCGCCCGGGCGGTGGGGGCGCTCAACGCCCGGATCGAGGCGTCGATCCGGGAGGCGGGCGCCGAGGGCGACCCGGAGGCGATCCTGCGCGAGTGCCTGTACGCGGTCCTCGCACGGGACGAGGAAGGGCTGCGGCTGCTCCGCCTCTCCGTCGCGCTGGTCGGCCAGGCGGTGTCCGACCCGGCCATGGCCACCGTGCTCGCACCGAGCGACGACGGGCTGGTGTCGTTCACCGCCGGCCTCATCGCCGCCGCCCGCCACGAGCGAGGGTCCCCTACGCGCGACGACGACCGGATCGCCGCCGACATCTGCTGGACGCTCGCCACCGGCCTCGGCGTCGACGTCGCGCTCGGGCATCGTTCCCCGGACGCCGCCAAGGACGTG